The Daucus carota subsp. sativus chromosome 2, DH1 v3.0, whole genome shotgun sequence genome includes a window with the following:
- the LOC108206751 gene encoding probable carboxylesterase 6 — protein sequence MKIRRMVAITADPTLSPKVAKHYSQQTEGVKEEIRGLIRVYKDGHVERPQIVPCVTSTTLAPELGITSYDIVIDKLTSIWARFYVLNCSGHKLPLLVYFHGGGFCVGSAAWSCYHDFLARLAAKAGCIIMSVNYRLAPENPLPAAYDDGIKALMWVKQQATYPTRESWSRKCDFSNIFLAGDSAGANIAYNVATRLNSSVALRGIILIQPFFGGEARTHSEKYMVQPPHSALSLETSDTYWRLSLPSGSNRDHPWCNPTAKKLAVPVMVCVSELDILKDRNLEFCNGLAMSGSKVECLMSKGVGHAFQVLSNSQISQTRANEMIAYIKAFINR from the coding sequence ATGAAAATAAGAAGAATGGTTGCGATTACCGCAGATCCAACTTTGAGTCCTAAAGTTGCTAAGCACTACTCTCAGCAAACTGAGGGCGTGAAGGAGGAGATCCGTGGCCTCATTAGGGTTTATAAAGACGGGCACGTGGAACGACCACAGATCGTTCCATGTGTCACGAGCACTACGTTAGCCCCGGAGCTTGGCATCACTTCTTATGACATAGTTATTGACAAGTTGACGAGCATTTGGGCGCGTTTTTATGTTCTGAATTGTAGTGGCCATAAGCTCCCTTTGCTCGTGTACTTCCACGGTGGTGGATTCTGTGTTGGCTCCGCTGCTTGGAGTTGCTACCATGATTTTTTAGCGCGATTAGCTGCTAAAGCCGGGTGCATAATCATGTCTGTGAATTACAGATTAGCCCCGGAGAATCCTCTTCCTGCAGCGTATGACGATGGAATAAAAGCTCTAATGTGGGTAAAACAGCAAGCAACATATCCAACACGTGAATCATGGTCCAGAAAATGTGACTTCTCCAACATATTTCTAGCTGGTGATAGTGCTGGTGCCAATATAGCCTACAACGTGGCGACGCGGTTGAATTCCAGCGTGGCTCTCCGAGGAATTATACTAATTCAGCCATTTTTTGGCGGCGAAGCAAGAACTCATTCGGAGAAATACATGGTTCAGCCGCCTCACTCTGCCCTTAGCTTGGAGACTTCTGATACTTATTGGCGGTTATCGTTGCCATCTGGATCAAATCGTGACCACCCGTGGTGCAATCCAACAGCGAAGAAATTAGCAGTGCCTGTCATGGTTTGTGTGTCTGAATTGGACATACTGAAAGATAGGAACTTGGAGTTCTGTAATGGTCTGGCAATGTCAGGGAGCAAAGTGGAGTGTTTGATGTCTAAAGGAGTGGGACATGCATTTCAAGTTCTGAGCAACTCTCAGATTTCACAGACTCGTGCAAATGAGATGATCGCTTATATCAAGGCCTTCATTAACAGATAG
- the LOC135150205 gene encoding uncharacterized protein LOC135150205, producing the protein MQLYSIPPIIYGIDMDQSSQEHYDLNSGDDDSFYEELKRQILLLTADDEKAREDYATVDHRRKILSSNKRNSSNKMGSYFDWTNNEKASANSVPACIQSLWRNGNTGTGVFIPDIVMSRRRNKPRRRKNDRGRAFAPENRMINI; encoded by the exons ATGCAACTCTACAGCATTCCTCCAATTATTTACGGCATTGACATGGATCAATCTAGCCAAGAGCATTATGATCTAAATAGCGGCGATGATGATTCTTTCTACGAGGAACTTAAAAGGCAAATACTGCTACTAACGGCAGATGATGAGAAAGCAAGAGAAGATTATGCTACTGTTGATCATAGACGCAAGATCTTAAGCTCAAATAAGCGCAACTCTTCGAATAAAATGGGAAGCTATTTCGATTGGACAAACAATGAGAAGGCCAGCGCTAATTCTGTTCCTGcttgtattcagagtttgtggagaaatgGTAATACTGGAACTGGAGTTTTCATTCCTGATATTGTCATGTCTCGGAGAAGAAATAAGCCTA GAAGGAGAAAGAATGACAGGGGAAGAGCTTTCGCACCCGAAAATCGAATgattaatatttga